One Desmodus rotundus isolate HL8 chromosome 4, HLdesRot8A.1, whole genome shotgun sequence DNA segment encodes these proteins:
- the GNPDA2 gene encoding glucosamine-6-phosphate isomerase 2 isoform X1 — MRLVILDNYDLASEWAAKYICNRIIQFKPGQDRYFTLGLPTGSTPLGCYKKLIEYHKNGDLSFKYVKTFNMDEYVGLPRNHPESYHSYMWNNFFKHVDIDPNNAHILDGNAADLQAECDAFEKKIKEAGGIDLFVGGIGPDGHIAFNEPGSSLVSRTRLKTLAMDTILANAKYFDGDLSKVPTMALTVGVGTVMDAREVMILITGAHKAFALYKAIEEGVNHMWTVSAFQQHPRTIFVCDEDATLELRVKTVKYFKVLKTGTVPTPGYSQRTCTHSGTTDS; from the exons ATGAGGCTTGTAATTCTCGACAACTATGACTTGGCTAGTGAATGGGCAGCCAAATACATCTGTAATCGCATCATCCAGTTCAAACCTGGACAGGACAGATACTTTACCCTGGGTTTACCAACAG GTAGTACACCATTAGGATGTTATAAAAAACTAATAGAatatcacaaaaatggagatctttcttttaaatatgtgaagACCTTTAACATGGATGAGTATGTAG GACTTCCCAGAAATCATCCAGAAAGCTACCATTCTTACATGTGGAATAACTTTTTTAAGCATGTTGATATAGACCCTAATAATGCTCATATCCTTGATGGAAACGCTGCAGACTTACAAGCAGAATGCGACGcatttgagaagaaaataaaagaagctgGAGGAATTGATCTCTTTGTCGGAG GAATTGGTCCAGATGGTCATATCGCTTTCAATGAGCCAGGATCCAGTTTAGTGTCAAGAACAAGATTAAAGACTCTAGCGATGGACACCATTTTGGCAAATGCTAAATATTTTGATGGAGATTTATCAAAAGTGCCAACTATGGCTCTAACAGTTGGTGTGGGGACAGTGATGGATGCTAGAGAA GTAATGATCCTCATAACAGGCGCACACAAGGCATTTGCTCTCTACAAAGCAATAGAAGAAGGGGTCAACCACATGTGGACTGTTTCAGCTTTCCAGCAGCACCCCCGaactatttttgtgtgtgatgaggATGCTACCTTAGAATTAAGAGTTAAAACTGTGAAATACTTTAAAG
- the GNPDA2 gene encoding glucosamine-6-phosphate isomerase 2 isoform X2: MRLVILDNYDLASEWAAKYICNRIIQFKPGQDRYFTLGLPTGSTPLGCYKKLIEYHKNGDLSFKYVKTFNMDEYVGLPRNHPESYHSYMWNNFFKHVDIDPNNAHILDGNAADLQAECDAFEKKIKEAGGIDLFVGGIGPDGHIAFNEPGSSLVSRTRLKTLAMDTILANAKYFDGDLSKVPTMALTVGVGTVMDAREVMILITGAHKAFALYKAIEEGVNHMWTVSAFQQHPRTIFVCDEDATLELRVKTVKYFKGLMHVHNKLVDPLYSMKGGD, from the exons ATGAGGCTTGTAATTCTCGACAACTATGACTTGGCTAGTGAATGGGCAGCCAAATACATCTGTAATCGCATCATCCAGTTCAAACCTGGACAGGACAGATACTTTACCCTGGGTTTACCAACAG GTAGTACACCATTAGGATGTTATAAAAAACTAATAGAatatcacaaaaatggagatctttcttttaaatatgtgaagACCTTTAACATGGATGAGTATGTAG GACTTCCCAGAAATCATCCAGAAAGCTACCATTCTTACATGTGGAATAACTTTTTTAAGCATGTTGATATAGACCCTAATAATGCTCATATCCTTGATGGAAACGCTGCAGACTTACAAGCAGAATGCGACGcatttgagaagaaaataaaagaagctgGAGGAATTGATCTCTTTGTCGGAG GAATTGGTCCAGATGGTCATATCGCTTTCAATGAGCCAGGATCCAGTTTAGTGTCAAGAACAAGATTAAAGACTCTAGCGATGGACACCATTTTGGCAAATGCTAAATATTTTGATGGAGATTTATCAAAAGTGCCAACTATGGCTCTAACAGTTGGTGTGGGGACAGTGATGGATGCTAGAGAA GTAATGATCCTCATAACAGGCGCACACAAGGCATTTGCTCTCTACAAAGCAATAGAAGAAGGGGTCAACCACATGTGGACTGTTTCAGCTTTCCAGCAGCACCCCCGaactatttttgtgtgtgatgaggATGCTACCTTAGAATTAAGAGTTAAAACTGTGAAATACTTTAAAG